DNA sequence from the Bacteroidota bacterium genome:
TAAAGATGCGCGGGTGAAATGGATGCTTTCTGGACTTGCCGGCGTTGTCGCGGCGGTGTTTCTGTATGGTGCCGTCACGTTCTCGTGGATCGATTCCATTCACGCAGAGTTTGATGATGACGCCGTTGATGTACAGTTGCAGGAGTTTTCCGAACCCTTTGCTCCGGGAATTGCAAAGGCCTCGTTCTCACTCGACGCAGCGGCAGGGAAGTATACGATTGATACTGCAACAGATGACTTGTTTCGTGCGAAAGTGAAGACCACCCTCGGCAGATTTGTTCTTGACCGTGAATCTTCCGGCGACGACATTCACCTTCGTTTCAAACCGGAGGGAAAAGTACATGTGAAGAGTTGGAGATTCAACCATGTGCCGAATGCAGCCGACATTCAACTCAATCCGGAAGTTGTATGGAATATTGATGTGGATGCAGGGGCGGCTGAAGTCGATTTCGATCTGAGCCCGTTCAAGATTTCGCGTTTGAATGTCGATGCGGGCGCGGCTTCGTTGCGGCTCAAACTCGGCATGCCCGTCGTCGAGGATATGCAGTGCCGGATCGAATCAGGCGCATCATCGGTAAGGATAGCCATCCCCGAAGAGGCAGCGTGTGAAATCTACGTCGAGTCGGGGCTTTCGAGCAAGAGTTTTTCAGGATTCGAAAAGGCGGGAAGCAATCGCTACCGCACAAAGAACTTCGATACAACTGACAAGAAAATCTACATCAAAGCGGAAGCCGGAGTCTCGAGCATCCGCGTACGAAGGTATTGAACACATCTGCAAAGGCGGGTCACATTATGACTCTTTGATTTCCCGAAAGAGGCCCGCCTTTTTATCCTTCCTCACGTTATCCCATTTGAAACATTTCCCGTTCATGGCAATGTACACTCCTGCCGGAAGCGACTGGACAAAAGCGAGCGCGCTTCCCAGGTTGAACAGGCCGTCCGAACTGCCGAATTTGTAGGGTATCATCGCCCCGGTCAGGACGATGGTCTTGCCTTCAATACCGGCCATTCCGAGCACTTTGGCAGTGTGTTCCATTGTGTCGGTTCCGTGTGTGATAACAATGGCGTGTTCTGTTGAAGTCCGGCAGCGGTCGAGGATCGTTTTCCGGTGCCTCTCCGTCATTTCCAGGCTGTCAATCATCATGAGCGTCTCAATCTGGTACGGCACATTGCAGCGGCCAAGCCGCAGCATTTCCGGCAAATGCGTGTCCTTGAAAAACAGTGTGCCGTCGAGTTCGTTGTACTCCTTGTCGAACGTTCCGCCGGTGATGAGTATCCGGATTGCCATAGAAACTCTCGTGTTGATTTGTGAATGACTGGTTCGT
Encoded proteins:
- a CDS encoding asparaginase; its protein translation is MAIRILITGGTFDKEYNELDGTLFFKDTHLPEMLRLGRCNVPYQIETLMMIDSLEMTERHRKTILDRCRTSTEHAIVITHGTDTMEHTAKVLGMAGIEGKTIVLTGAMIPYKFGSSDGLFNLGSALAFVQSLPAGVYIAMNGKCFKWDNVRKDKKAGLFREIKES